Within the Bacteroidia bacterium genome, the region CTTTTTTTACAATTTCCAAAGTGTAATTCAAACTTTTTAAAATCCATTCAGCTAAGTTACCGGTATAACCTTGATCTGCCAATATTTTTGTCAATCTAGGGTACTTATATCTTAATTCTTCAAGAACATATTTAGCTCCTTCTCTGTCCTGAATATCAGCGTTATGAATCACAATAGCTATAATAAATCCGAATGTGTCAGTAATAATATGTCTTTTTCTTCCTTTAATTTTCTTGTTTCCGTCATAACCGTTTGATAACGAGAAAGAACAAGTTTTAACAGTTTGACTATCAATTAATCCAAGACTTGGTGAAACATGTTTTCCTTTTTCCTTTCTTAACTTATCACGCAAAAAATCATGTATTTCTTCAATAAGCCCTTCTGCTGTCCA harbors:
- a CDS encoding IS5 family transposase; the protein is MKAYPTNLTDIQYEAIEKIVNDNRKRKHPLRCIVDALLYITKTGVQWRLLPKDFPKWQLVYYYFRKWTAEGLIEEIHDFLRDKLRKEKGKHVSPSLGLIDSQTVKTCSFSLSNGYDGNKKIKGRKRHIITDTFGFIIAIVIHNADIQDREGAKYVLEELRYKYPRLTKILADQGYTGNLAEWILKSLNYTLEIVKKVAGISGFNVLPKRWIVERTFGWLGFQRRLVNDYEFHPECSTSFVHLAMIRIMLNRIKK